DNA from Candidatus Cloacimonas acidaminovorans str. Evry:
CTATAAAAAATCCGGATAAGCGCTATAAACATTATAGTAAAACATTATTAGTTCAGCAGGAACGGCAGGTACTAACAACGGGTTTCAACCCGGTGAAAAGAAACCAGAGTAAAAATAAGTTCCTTTGGAACTTTTTCATCTTGCTCCATTGGTCCAATAGTTATTTTGGGATAACACATAATTTATATATTTAGCGAACTACTCTTTATCAAACTACAAAGGGAAGTAGCTTTGAATTATTTTAACATTGCTTTCATATACCAATTATTCAAAGGTCTTATCTATGAAATCTGTGAGAGTTCATTAATATAGGCGTTGGTTACCGTAGATATACCAAACACCATTTTCTCTTTTGAAATAGGAAATATCTCCAGAGTCCTCCGGTTCATTTAAAGTAAGGGTTTCCGAATGGGAAGTAAATTTATTTTTACTATGTACAACAGCATAGTCGTCATCCAAATCAATATAGAGAACTTCTATTTCCAGCAGGGAGTATTGAGCCATTCTATCCAGCCATAGAGCATTAAAATTATAACTTGTCATTCCCTTATGCCGATATTCAGTATGTAGATGTTCCATTATTCCGCTCATATTTTTCAAGTTGAATTCCATACTTATATCATAGAGAATATCCCGAATTTCACGCTGGGCAATTGTATCGCTGTCATTACTTTCGCAGCTTCCTAAAGCCAGCATCAATAAAATAGCGAAGATTAGATATAAGTATCTTTTCATTCTTTTCCTAACCAATTATTTTATTATCTCATATTTATATTATAATCGTTATGTTTAAGAACGGCAAGACATTCTATATGCCAGGTATTGGGAAACATATCAAAGGGTTGTAAAAAAACAACTTTATATTTCTCTCCGGCAATTAGTGTATTTAAATCTCGGGCAAGAGTCATAGGAGCGCAGCTTAAGTAAATAATTTGTTTAACTTCCGCTTGTATAATTGCTTCCAAAGCGTTTTGTTGAACTCCGCTGCGGGGAGGGTCCATAATAATTGTATCGGGCTTTTCCTTTATTAAAACAGCAGACAGGTTATCTTCCACTTTGCCTATGACAAAAGAAACATTTTTTAGCCCGTTCAGAACTGCATTTTCTTTTGCATCTTCAATTGCCTGAGGAAATTCTTCCAGCAGAATAACGCGTTTAACCTTATCTGCTAAAGAAAGTCCTATAGCTCCAATTCCGCAATAAGCATCCAGAATAACATTGTTACTATTAACAAAATCCTGTAGGAAGGAAATAATCATTTCCATTGTTCCGGTATTTATTTGCCAGAAACTGCGGTAGTTAATCCTGAATTTCAAGCCGCATAAATTATCGTATAAATTCTCGCTTCCGTAGAGTAGCTTGGTTTCTTTACCTAAAATAACATTTTCTTTTTGGCGATTGATATTCTGGATAATACCTTTTATTTGGGGAAATTCGGTAGTCAGCTTTTTCACCAGAAGATTGGTAAAAGGGAGTTTTCCGCTTAAAGTAACAAGGATCACCAAAATTTGTCTGCCATCAGAATTACAGCGAAAACCGATATGTCTTAATTGACCTTTGTGTTCAATTTCGTTATAGGGCTCAACCTTCGCTTTAAGGCAAAATTCCATCAGGGAATTAGCCAGCTGATCAAAAATCGGGGGATGATTTTCACAAGTATTATGTTCTACTATTTGATGGGAAAAACGGGCAAACATTCCATAAGTGATTTTACCCGTTTGATAATTTTTCCCCACCGGCATAAAGACCTTATTCCGATAATGTTTTATTTGGGGAGAAGGAGCAGGAAAGTAAATTACATCCTTATCTATAAAAGGACTGAAGAGTTCCAGAAGCAACTGATTTTTTTGTTTCAGCTGTTCAGAATATTTTAACATCAGCCAATCACAACCACCGCAGGGAATTTCTGCAGCAAAGGATGGGCATTGGACTTCAACCCGGGAATCCGAATAACTTATATATTTTGTCACTTTCCCGTAAGCATAATCCTTCTTTTCTATGGTAATATCAATATCTACAACATCGCCAACAGCAGTATAGGGTACAAAAATTGCCTTTCCTTCTGCATAAGCAATGCCAAAACCGCCCATTGCCATTTTTTTAATTTCTAAATTCGGTATGTGTTTCAAAGCATTTCCTGAAGATGTTGAATGCGCACTTCAATAGGAGGGTGCGTAGCAAAAAGGGAAATCCTTTTCTGATTATTGATTTTTGCCAGGGCATAAGAATCACTTCGTTTTTCCGGAACATAAGCATTGGCTATTTTTTTCAATGCTTCAATCATAGGACCTGCACCTACCAACTTTGCCGAACCCGCATCAGCTTTAAATTCACGCCAACGCGAATATGCCGCAATAGGAATATTGGCAAGAAACATTAAAATGTTTTGCAGAACCATAATCACTAGCATATATCCAAAATAACCTAATCCGCCACCGCGATCATCACGCAATGCATTATCAATTAAGACCGTTAAAATCCTGGCAAAAAACATCACAAAGGTATTCACAACTCCCATCAGCAAAGTCATTGTAACCATATCTCCATTGGTGATATGAGTCATTTCATGTCCCGCTACAGCGGCTAATTCCTCTTCCGAAAGGCGATCTATTAAAGCCGAGGAAAAAGCAATCAAAGCATTGTTTTGGGAAGCTCCAGTGGCAAAAGCATTGGCATCCCTGCTATTATAAATACCAACTTCCGGCATTATAATATTTCTTTCTGCTGCCATACTTTCTATTGCAGAAAGCAAATAAGCAATTTTGGGATGCTCAATTCCCGGTTTTATAATTTGAATTTTATAGCTTGCTTTTGCCATTGGCTTGCTTAAATACAGCGAAATTAACGAACCCCCCATTCCAAAAATAGCACATATAATCAGCAAACCCCATAGGTCTTCCATTTTCAAACCCAGAAGACCTACTACAATTCCTAACACCAACATTACCAGAATGTTGGTGAGCAGGAAGATTCCCATTCGTTTCAGAAAATTCATTTTACGCTCCTTTATTTATTTTTATCTTCTAAAATTATACCTTCAACCAATAAGAATATACTTATATCTTTTCCATTGCCATTATTATTTGTAGGCAAGCTAAGGCAAGGATTTTTTTTAAGTTCTGCGAACTCTTTGGCAAAAAAAGAATTTGCCAACCCATCTTTTCTTAACTGTATTATTTAGGATAAGATAACTGCCTTTTACCCTTCTTCCTTAATAGCATTGCTTACCCATTGCTTACCCATTGCTAATGGCATTAGTATTGGGTGAGCAATGCTAAAGCAATTCTATTAGAAAATAACTTCCTGTCTTGACAGAATTCTGCTTATTTAAAAAAGGGGTTTTATAAGGAAACCATCA
Protein-coding regions in this window:
- the rlmD gene encoding 23S rRNA (uracil(1939)-C(5))-methyltransferase RlmD translates to MKHIPNLEIKKMAMGGFGIAYAEGKAIFVPYTAVGDVVDIDITIEKKDYAYGKVTKYISYSDSRVEVQCPSFAAEIPCGGCDWLMLKYSEQLKQKNQLLLELFSPFIDKDVIYFPAPSPQIKHYRNKVFMPVGKNYQTGKITYGMFARFSHQIVEHNTCENHPPIFDQLANSLMEFCLKAKVEPYNEIEHKGQLRHIGFRCNSDGRQILVILVTLSGKLPFTNLLVKKLTTEFPQIKGIIQNINRQKENVILGKETKLLYGSENLYDNLCGLKFRINYRSFWQINTGTMEMIISFLQDFVNSNNVILDAYCGIGAIGLSLADKVKRVILLEEFPQAIEDAKENAVLNGLKNVSFVIGKVEDNLSAVLIKEKPDTIIMDPPRSGVQQNALEAIIQAEVKQIIYLSCAPMTLARDLNTLIAGEKYKVVFLQPFDMFPNTWHIECLAVLKHNDYNINMR
- the htpX gene encoding protease HtpX, translated to MNFLKRMGIFLLTNILVMLVLGIVVGLLGLKMEDLWGLLIICAIFGMGGSLISLYLSKPMAKASYKIQIIKPGIEHPKIAYLLSAIESMAAERNIIMPEVGIYNSRDANAFATGASQNNALIAFSSALIDRLSEEELAAVAGHEMTHITNGDMVTMTLLMGVVNTFVMFFARILTVLIDNALRDDRGGGLGYFGYMLVIMVLQNILMFLANIPIAAYSRWREFKADAGSAKLVGAGPMIEALKKIANAYVPEKRSDSYALAKINNQKRISLFATHPPIEVRIQHLQEML